taactagcaagctaaacttgtttacatgcctacagtctaggtgttactagtaacagttactagcaatgctaacgtatcctgtatctaaaacctgcctttcagttctttcaaatagattatctagacaggcgttagcaataagccagactgcagttcgttttctggctatttttcggaagcttcccttctaatgctgactacagctagtctagctagagtcattagatgtgtgtagaaacgtatttagcattctacctggtatgctatatacaggaaatgttagcattgctaataactgttagcacaacatcatactgtccttatagctatgcggttgcaatgagcatacggttggaacagcacctctttccaggttcagcttcctagcatatcctgcttgaaattgtccaaggttgtcaaaactgtcttgggtgaaatgttcagagcaaatgaatgattgagtgtcgaacttcgccgggatcttctcatagacaacagcagccatgcctgttgaatgtttggctccttgggaagactgtgagtgttagctttccctgtacagcctggaacacagcatctacgaccgtggtccataatcaatatccttgttataattcaaaacgttcttctttgtaataccttacaagtagcctacacagagcagcgtgcagctaaactagtatcggagatagacgctacctctggctggtctggatgtaaattctggggcgtgacaaagatacagaccagagccaataagagggcgatcaccggtcctacgtaggaccggtggctttgttgaaaagctagcgttttacagccaaattttttctttttgagatttgaataggaaagaggtgtcaatggactttgatattcacggtatgttcagtttaccctccgaactgtcgtttttcaacaatgacaaggtaaaatcggttttgcagtcaattgcccctttaaaaagtattaaaagtTGATAAATCCCTTTAGGGAAAATTAAGGCCCTTAAAAggtattaaaaagtcttaaaccTGGTTTTATGAGGTATTAAATTTTGTTCACGCTTTGTCCAAAGAGTTTGACTTAAAAAAGTAGGCCTATGCATGAATATTTTTTTTCCTCCCCAAGACTATTATAAACAATGACGTGCTCGGTCTGCGAGTCACATATTTTGCGAAGTGCATGGTTAGGTGATGTGTCGCCCTCCACATGTCGCGAAACAGACTCCGAAATGGGGAAATGTACATTTGCGGACTCCTGGTTGGAGAAGGATGAATTTATACACTGGCTGAAGCCTGTCCCTGAAAACAGGCttactgtacatattgtaaaaagaaGATTAGCGTAGCTTCGATGGGCATCAACGCCGTTGGCCGCAGAGAGCAGTCCATTGCCAGTTTCTGTGCTCCACCAGCGACACCACTACCCAACACGACAGCTGAAATGATCAAAACGGCTATGACAGCAACTTCTGCCCCATTGTCTGCCGACATCAGGGTGGCTTAACAACGATGCGCGCGGAGGTTATCTGGTGTCTCAGTACTGCGGTGAATCAGCGCTCACTGAactcaaacattcaaatatttctATAAACCTTGCCTTTTATTCTTTAATGTATTATTTTGAGCTCTGTTTCTTCCGAGCTTATCTGAGTTAtgttgtatggttgtgctctatagatttatttgcaaacTACAACTGTTTATTAAATTGAAGGTTTTTTTCAGATTAGAACTTGAAGTGGCGATGaggtcttaaaatattttgagaagggcttcaaaaagtcttaaaaaggtaTTGAAATTAACTTCAGGATTCCTGCATAAACCCTATGAATGTGCGATTTTCCACTAAataaatgtcagtcttatttacgtttttgagggcgtattttcagttagcagatggtactgtttgaatcgcgattccatctgagatagctagtaCTAACGTCGTTATTGAAATCATCTTCAAAgggttttttttattaatgagtgaatgcaatatgagttaaatgcctgaaaatatcacgagaagggaaaaacttaaaagGACGTTTAAGTCAGAGATTAGTTAAATTTtctacaccggtctgccaaatgtattcttttgattcaactatgaggctgatcaccattccctcttgcaggggaattgagaagacaactatttaattctacacttcactcttagtattttgagttgtaaatgagcagcaaaaaCAATATCCTTTTGTATGTtatgttatatttatatataataagtaaaatatactgaaatatcagttgtaaaaatgtcattaaaaacGGACCCCACTGCAACccacgcaagcaagcacaccctacaatttccccagaaatggtaccctctctagttgttgTTTACTCGTGCTCACCGTGACACATTACTTACGGCTCTTGAAATAGAGTGATACGGGAGGATTACAGGCGCGCTCTATTTGCTAGCAGGCGAGTTAAATTACGTATCAAAAGCAACTAATCTTCCAATGCCCTCCGGCTACCCACGACCACTAGCCAGGATAATTTGGGTTCGGCGCGAGCATGTAGGATGTAGTTCCAGAGCGAGCAGGGATAGATTAGAACTCCGGTAGGAAGGTGCGGGAGGGGTCACGGGTGCGGCGTGTCCGCAGTTTTTGTTCACCTCACTGGATATCTGCGGAGTAGAGGACAACAGCAGATAGattgagagacagagcgagagagacagagagagagagtatattTTCGAAAGTAACAGCAGTCCTGCAAGGCACAATCAAATTGCAAAGTGCAGTTTTTAGGCAGAGCTGTCCGTGGGACTGACGCACCATAAAAGGTTATACGGAGAGTTATCTCCCTGCTATGCATTAAGGGTATAAATAACCCTGGGAAcgttgtatgtgtgttgtgatcAACTGATTCTGCCAACTTTTATCTGGCATGGCGGATAACGTTCATCAAAATGAGTTTTGACATTGAATATGCTGCGAACTTCTGGAATAACGGTTCCGCGGAGGTGTCCTCGGTGGCGCAGGCCCCAGCAACGTTGCTGGAGTCTGGGAATAGCTCCAACCGTTCCACCGTTGCGAGCCCACTGAACCTCACACGCGCCGTGCCTGTGGGTATGATCCTTGGTGCTTTCATAGTGTTTGCTATCGTGGGGAATATCCTCGTGATCCTGTCCGTTGTGTGCAACAGACATTTGCGCATACCGACCAACTACTTCATCATCAACCTGGCCATAGCTGATCTGCTCCTGGGGACCACGGTGCTCCCTGTGTCCGCCACCCTGGAGATCCTGGATTACTGGGTGTTTGGACGGATCTTCTGTGACATTTGGGCCGCGGTGGACGTGCTTTGCTGCTCCGCGTCCATCATGAGCCTGTGCGTCATCTCCATAGACCGCTACATCGGGGTGCGCTATCCGCTGCAGTACCCCAGCATAGTGACGGAGAAGCGGGCCTTGCTGGCCATGCTCGGGGTCTGGGTCCTGGCCACCGTTATCTCCATCGGACCGCTGCTCGGTTGGAAGCAACCACCGTCCGAGGACGACACCGTTTGCCCAATCACCGAGGAACCTTTTTACGCGCTCTTCTCTTCACTCGGATCCTTCTACATTCCCCTCGCGGTAATTCTGGCCATGTACTGCCGCGTATACATCGTAGCCAAACGGACTACTAAAAACCTGGAGGCGGGAGTTATGAAAGAGCGCACGGATTCCAATGAGTTTACGCTCCGGATACACTGCAAGGGCGCGAGACTGCAGGAGTACTGCGGGACGGGAAAGGGACAGGCGCGAAGCACGCTGACCGTCAAGTTTCTCAAGTTCTCCCGGGAGAAGAAAGCTGCTAAGACGCTCGGTGTCGTGGTGGGCATGTTCATCCTCTGTTGGCTGCCGTTCTTCCTCGCGCTGCCCATCGGTAGGTTTGTGGCTGACGACATGTTTTTGAACACCGAATCTATTCAGCCGCTCAATACTTAATCTCAGCATTAAGACATCCATTTACTAACGTTTTGGTATAACTAACATAAATGTATTTGCCGTGAAAGTCCAGATTGATTGGCCAGATAGAGTTTACACGGACAGGTGAACGAATAGTCCAAAGTCCTAAGCGTTATCACCTGTTACGCACGTGCGTTCATGCGCGCTtacacacatagagacatgATCTGGCTaactggggtcagatggctgagcggttagggagttgggcttttaatctgaaggttgttggttcgattcccaactgttccaaatgacgttgtgtctttgggcaaggcacttcaccctacttgcctcagggagaatgtccctgtacttactgtaagtccctctggataagagctgcttaaatgactaaatgtaactgggATACCACAGTTGCTATTTAAACAAGAATTGATACTTTGTATACTGAATACACATTAAAAGAACGAACCAGAAATAACCATTTATTGTAGGTTCAGAAGTTCACAGAGCTTTGTTTTATGCTCGTCCAATGCGACCGATTGCAAGCACAGCCTAAGAATGTAGCAGTCCACCGTAAACTCTCATGTTATTCCTAATTAACGAGCTTCACTACTCTCAGACCATCCAGACCAAAATAGCATATGGAGGAATTCTTGGTCTTGGTTAACATTGGCCAACCTTGTTGCTGTTGAAACTGGCTGATTGTCAAGTCATCACCAGGGTCATGGTGTCTCTGTCAGAACTGATAGCGGAGCCTGACTCAATGGCGGGTTAGGCTTGCCCGCCAAGCCCCCCAACACATAAATAATATAACATTACTATATGATCCCCAACACTGTTGATCAAGAGTCAAGACTGAACCAATTCACCTTGGTGGTGTGCAGACTATTTTTATAgtattcaatttttttttgcagaaaCCAGAAAGAAATGCATCAACATGTCTGtaccagggtcggactgggaccGAAAAACAGCCTGggactttacattacatttacatttttacatttagtcatttagcagacgctcttatccagagcgacttacagtaaatacagggacattccccccgaagcaagtagggtgaagtgccttgcccaaggacacgatgtcatttggcatggcagggaatcgatccggcaaccttctgatttctagcccgactccctcaccgctaagccatctgactttgaaacacagcccggcccgcccctctctccactttctccctcactttctttttccatacttgtctctgtttctgcatttgctatttgatgttgcaaaagaacaataatcagttaactatattcaataatgacaatcaattcaacaaactaatttccatataataactCTGTTAACAGACTGACTTTTGTGAACAGTTGCAGTGCTGCAccagtctctccactggaccctgtcaccacagcaacttccatctctttccctgtgtcagctgtgcctgctttaatacacagaacagaaaatcaagacaattgcatttgagccacatagcacatttattatttaaagtCAAAAAACACGTTGTGCATATTAAGATGAGagcctttttctcttggccatttattttacttcatttaaaatgtatatcctatatattggctaacagtaataccaaatgtataatgtttttagaaaaattaaaacaatatggtttggaatgatatttgaattttctaaatgtcgaaAATACAGCTGCTTACAGCTACTGGCACCTAGCGCCTCTGGTACAGCCACATCTTGGGGCTACAAACTCTCCGtcctttggattttggatcgctccagttaaacagttgcttggtagtagggagtcagatggctgagcggtgagggagtcgggctagtaatcagaaggttgccggatcgattccccgccctgccaaattacgttgtgtccttgggcaaggcacttcaccctacttgcctcggggggaatgtccctgtacttactgtaagtcgctctggataagagcgtctgctaaatgactaaatgtaaatgtaatgtaatgtagtaaggccgtcctcaaagtgagtagcctggctgccagccctacttctccccgcccacaaaaaaatttggtcgggaagttgggtctggaggggctcgattgcggaaaaactatatccgaacaggagctgtttggaccaattaaattgtcagggcgagctttatacgatgatggtcagatgatcaacagtaacgtaatcaacaacgtcaccaaagagcgcttgggttgaatttgttttcaacaaacaacatattacgttgctctgattggttgtaggtctatccaattgagcgaagaggcattagttttacgagctcggttgacacacgccccatagtcacagcccaacggagagttttcagactcatattctgactagattTATGAGTacgacaacgtcaggctacaaagTGAGTGTAAACCATTAGGATTATTTTTCTTGAATAATGCCGTGGCcgtagcggccgtttgtttgaccggctgttcgggaaatctcctgagtctcccgatggccagtccgaccctggtcTGTACAactgtag
The genomic region above belongs to Hypomesus transpacificus isolate Combined female chromosome 20, fHypTra1, whole genome shotgun sequence and contains:
- the LOC124482524 gene encoding alpha-1A adrenergic receptor-like, with product MSFDIEYAANFWNNGSAEVSSVAQAPATLLESGNSSNRSTVASPLNLTRAVPVGMILGAFIVFAIVGNILVILSVVCNRHLRIPTNYFIINLAIADLLLGTTVLPVSATLEILDYWVFGRIFCDIWAAVDVLCCSASIMSLCVISIDRYIGVRYPLQYPSIVTEKRALLAMLGVWVLATVISIGPLLGWKQPPSEDDTVCPITEEPFYALFSSLGSFYIPLAVILAMYCRVYIVAKRTTKNLEAGVMKERTDSNEFTLRIHCKGARLQEYCGTGKGQARSTLTVKFLKFSREKKAAKTLGVVVGMFILCWLPFFLALPIGSFNANLRPPKTFFKVIFWLGYFNSCLNPIIYPCYSREFKLAFIRILRCQCHHKRKQGWRAYYNYRPHLGSASNQAYLNGSLQTLSSITPSPRCVSRAGGGAGGGTGGGTNLEPGWGSGSMLSALSQPGRPFSGQMLALPGSGSRGGLGLGRVNPVIPLPRELVSVHVNGQSGNGDVEQHGEDGRATPESLM